Within Prinia subflava isolate CZ2003 ecotype Zambia chromosome 10, Cam_Psub_1.2, whole genome shotgun sequence, the genomic segment TGCTGAAGTGATGCCTTCCTGGTGACCACTGTCCATGAGGGACAAGCCTGCTGGTGGGCAGGCCTGCCTGCTGAGCCAACTCAGCTCCCGAGCCTACCTGGGCCCCAGCTCATCTTCACAGCGCCAGGTGAACTCCCCAAAGCTCTCGTAGTGCTGGTTGTAGTGGTAAAGGACTCGGTGGAGGCTGGGGGAGCCCAGGTCCAGCAGAGTGTTGTAGGCTGTCTGCTGCTCCTTGCCGCTCGTGTAGCCGTTGAAGAGGTTGTAGATCTTGTCTGCTATTTCTGGGCAGAAGGACAGGGGGTGTTCAGTGGGGTGCAAGGAAAGGCATAGGGAATAAAGCCCACCAGGGCTAAAGCTCAGTTCTAGGGAAACCAGGACCAGAACCAAGATGTGTCCACTGAGTTATGATTTACATCGTGTCAGGGCAAGGTACCAATAGAGGAGCAAAAGACTAGGTGGTATTCCCTGGACTCAGTCCAGGTTAGCTTCCCACAGTTTGGTCTAATTAAGAAATGGGTGACGCCATCAGGTAGCGTTAGTGAAACATCATTTATGcccttttattttcagagagGACGtgtgcctcctgcagccccccatcccagccctccaCACCatgtggcagctcctgggccacTGTGGGTGAAGGAGGTGTTGCAGCCAGGACACAGGACATGCACAGGAACATGCTGGAAGGGGAACTCCCTCTTGTCCCAAGCATCACagtccagcagctccctgcatcTCACCTTGAGCTTTCACATCATCTACCACAGGGCAGGGCGTCTTGACCGTCACATCACTTGACCTGGAACGTCTCCCTGTGTTGTCGACTCCCCAGAGCGTGAACCTGgatgggaaggggaaaaaaaaccaagctcTGGGCTCCCGAGACCACCTGGAAATACAGCAGCATCAAACAGGGTGACCACAGCCAGgatgccagcactgccacaggcagggcacagggcactcACATGTAGGTGGTGTCGGGCTCCAAGCAGCGGATGATGAGGGAGATGGTGGAGGAGAGTCTGTCAGGCACTTGGGCTGGCATGGCACAGGGGGACTTGGCACCAGAGATGATGTCATCCACGAAGCTCAGCACCGTCTCTAGGGACAGAGGGGAGGACGTGCCACTGGTGATGTCACAGGTGGCATCTCCCttggggctggggagagccTGTGCTTGCTGCCACACTGCCTGGTGCAAAGGGGGACCAAGGCTAACGCATGGTGTTGGTGGAAAGTTGGACCCATTGCTCTCCCAGAAAAGCTCATCCCTATGGTATGGAGCTGCCCCTTTCTGCAGCGTGGTGGGCAGGAGAAGGGCTGCTCTCTTCCACAGGATATTTGATTTGTTGCAGCATCCCCTTGCAAAGACAAAGAAGAGGCTCTCTTCTAACATCTCCatcccactgtccccagagAAGCAGTGGAGCCCCCACTCACCTGTCTCCACCTTGGAGTGGTCCATTCTGTCGGTGACCTTCTCCTGACGCAGGAGGTAGTCCACGATCTGCACCCCAATGGGGGGCTCCGAGTGGTCCCACTCCAGCACCACCAGTGTGCTGCTGGGCTCATGGACAGTGGAGAGACGCAGGCTGGGGGACAATTTTTGCATTACTCTCACAACAAAAGGGATTCAAAGCCATTAACTCACAGGAGACAGCAACCTCAAGAGAGAAatttctccccctccctttcccctcctggCTCTGGGCATGTTGGTCCAAAGGACTCCTTCCCTAGGGTTGCTTTACCAAGGTGGATCCACAACCAGCTCTGCAGTCCTCAGCTGACCTTAGAAAAGACACTGCAACTCTGTACTCTCCGCCCAATTTCCAGGTCACCCATCAGCTTGCAAACCTGTCCCATAAAGGCACTCAGCCCCACCACCTCCTGCCACCACACTGTTGGCCATCACCACCTCTCCACAGACCCATCACACCAaaaagccaggctgggcaccTACACGGGGTGTGGGAGAGGCGCACAGGTGGGCAGCCCGTCAGCCCCGAAGGCACTCGAGTCACAGCGGCACCAGTCCTCGATGACATCCCCACTGCCCGAGCACCACAGCAAGCTCATGGTggcctcctgcaggagctgggagacaGGAGAAGAGCTTGAGCACCAGGCAGGTGAGCTCCCATCCCACCACCATTTGTGCCAGTGTTCATCCACCCCCTGGCGGGTTCAGCACagtcccagagcagggctggacacGATGCTATCAGGGCAAGCTGCCTCCAGAGACAGCCACAACGCCGTCCTGCCACCCCTCCTGCCCGCTCCGTCACCCCCAGCCCGCGGCCGCTCACCCGCTGGGTCTGGTTGTTGGTGACCAGCTCGTAGAGGGGCGCTGCCTTGGTGACCTCCAGCAGGACGGGCTCTGCGGGCAGGtcggggccggcggcggcgtGGCAGAGCGGGCAGGACGAGGGGCAGCGCCCGCGGCTCTGGCACTCCATCCGCACGCCCGCGGCCACGCGCCGGCTGCCAGACTCGGACAGGCTGGCGATGTACTCGGGGAACGTCAGCACCTTCGGGTCCCGCTCCCGCTCCTCTGACTCGTCCGAGGGGGAGTTGCCTGgacaaggggggaaaaaagtgacaCCAGGGTGGGTGGCAAGCCATTGGTAATGGAATGGAGGGGCGTAGAGCTCTGCCTTCCGCCCAGGAGAGAGGCACTGCTTCCAAAAAACTCCTTGTATCCTTCAGAGCTGTTTGCTTTGTAAGGATGAAATATTGGTCTTCAGAGGAGGAATCAGGACTGGCAAGCCCACCTCTGTGGTTGCAGGTCCTCCGGTCTCccagtgcctcagtttccccagccccatccctaCACCTGGAGCGGGACAGATCACCCTTACAGCAGGTCCCCACGAGAGGGAGCCTCCTTCATGCGGCTGGAGACTCCTGCAGGACCTGCCTGGGCACCTTCACCTCACACCGACTCCCCACCAAAGACACCTGCCAAACCACCCTCCTGCAAAAGCCCTGCTGGCCCTACACAGCAGGAAACACTTCAGCACAAGAGGAGCAGTCCCTGCACAGAAGTCAAAAAGGTAAAATCTGCCCATCACTGCCGTGCCCTGGGTAGCatcaccctgccatggcaagcCTTGCCATGAAGGGAAACTGCTTTTCACACAGAATCCCTGCCAAAGGATGTCCCTGGATTTATACAGAAGAAAGAGACACCTAGAGAGGGACCACTGAAGATGGTTGGTGGGGTTGGAGGAAGCTGAAGGATGACTGGGCAAAGCCTCAcccccagggcaggctcaggccaTCATCAGTGGTGACTTGGTAcaggcttgctgctgtggggagcCACCATGGGCCACATCCATGAATCAGTAGGAAAATCTCCATATAGGATTTGTGAAGAAATGGGCCAGCACTAGCCCATCCTTGAGACTCCTGCAAAGAAAACAGGGCTGTTAAAACAAAACCTGGGATACAAAAGTGTTGCTCTGCTCCCCCAGGAAGCTGGAGATGGATCACTTTAGGCTGCCTGTGAATTGCAGCTTAGCAGGCactgaggaaaagcagaggagccagggaatgATTTGTCTCTTGCAATTTCTCAATCGATATCCAGCCCCTGACGTttgcaaacaaaaagcaaaggaaggaaaGTGGCAGGTGCCAGAGTGAAACCTAAATGTGATACTGTGGGTGGAAAAAGGCTGCCAGACCTGAAAAGCCTCCAAGCACAAAAATCAAAGAGGAGGAaattgcagcagaaaaaaagaagtactTGCAATCAAGAGGTGCTACATCTGGAGACAGCCTACAGCCAAACAGCACCGGTGCTGTACTTTTCCAGGTGGGATTGTGAAGAAGTCCAGGCTCCAGGAGACCTGAGCCCACAGGATGCAGACTCAGGCTTTGAAAGAAGCCCTTCCCACACATGAGCCTTGGGGAGATAATAAATGTCTGTGGCTGGGACATAGCAAGAGCAGGACCACAGGCTGGTGCCAATACTGAGAATTATGAAGCTTCAAGATGGAAATGATGTATCCATTGTGGTGCCTGTGAGCTCCAAGCTCACACTGCGTGCACCTGGGAATTCCTGGGCAGGAACAGCAAACCAAGGTCATCTataaagcagcagctctgctcagcattCCCCATGTCCAGTCTGGGGACCTGGCTCTTGTGTGCTGCCCAACCCTGGATGCCGCAACCCACCATCCCCAGCATAGGCAGGAAAACACCTGCAGGCAGCTTTGCTGAGGCCAGCGCAGGAGAgtgtggaatcacagaatctgaGAACAGTTTGGAAGGGGAGGGACAATGAAGACCACCTCGTTCCAGTCTCCtcccgtgggcagggacaccttccactagaccaagttgccACAGTCCTGAGAACAgatggcagcaggcaggagttTGGCTGCCTCAGCTCTTGAAAAGCTGGCATTCAGAGCAGGCACCACCTCTTCCCCTGGGGATCCACCACAGCTCACTgcagccagggcactgcaggggaTGCAGCAGTGCCAGATACCCCTGCACCATGATGAACCCCCCAGTTCCTAAGTCGTTCCCAGGCATTAAAAGCACAGTGCTGACAGTCTGGGAGAAGGAAACACATTGGAGGGAGAGAAGTCTGACTGCAGGATGCAAGTGGAAGAGGATAGATATGGCAGagacaaaaggaaggaaagaataaGACTAGAGACAACAAGTCCAGAATGAGGCAGGATGGCTTGGTGGGATTGGTGCATTGTCTTTCatctccctggggctggggtaTTGATCTTCCTTTTTGGCCTGGAGAATCCTCTGGCTGGCTTCAAGGGGTGCAAGAGCAGGGTGTGAGATGATGACGTGGTACACAGCGCTGACACAGGCTGGGTACCCTCCTTGCTATGCCAAAAGCAAACCCTGCTGCCCACTCCCATGGCGTGGCCACGAGTACCCTTACCAAGGACAAGCTCCTACCTTTGCTGATGTCCTCATActccagccagagctgcctctggaCCTGCCTGTTGGGATACCAGATGGAGCAGGACTCCTCAAAGCCGTACACTGCCTCTTGGATGTAGTGGTTGCCAAACTGGTCCAGCAGCGCCACAAAATCTCCACGGGAGGTGGCTCCGTCCAGAGAGTGGAGTGCATTGCTGAAGGCTGGGAAGGAGATGGAGGAAATGCTCAGTTCCCAGAGCCCACCAAGCCCTTGGCACCTCTCTATGCACTTGCAATGGACAACCAGCCTTTGAGCCCATCACCTGCCAGCAGAAGGCTGTCACCTCTTGCCATCTTTTCCCCCCTTattccccctgtccctgcacacttACACTGGGAGATGGTCATCTGGTTGAGCCGGACATGGTACATGACAGATTGCAccttccagtgctgcaggagggggtACCCAGACACCTCGCTGAAGTTCACCATCCCTGCCAGAGAAAGGACACAGGGACTCAGTGCCCCTGCTGAGCAATACCTCACCATGGGAACggctgcagcccttcctgcctTGGGCAACACAGCCAGCAAGGTGGGAAAAAGCCAGGGAAAAGGGTTCTGTACACACCGCATGCCCCCAGGGAGGCATTCAGAGCTGAGGGTCAGGTGGTGCCCAGCAATTAAAATGATGGCTTTGATGGAAAACACATAGGCTTGTTTCATCCTGCCATCCGGGGCTGGAAGATAATgagcctcctcctgcagcccctcctgcttcCTTCCCAGTGCCCACTCCCAAGGCATGCCCAGGTGTGCTAATTATGTCACTAATGAGAGCAGGGCTTTTTAACGAGCTGTTTGCAGGCCTGGGGACGGTCACCGTCACGCCACGCGTGCCCAAGTGCGACCGGCCAAGGGGCCCTGGGTCCCCTTCGGCCAGGACTGAGCTGAGTGGGCAGCAGATGGACGGAGAAATCGCTGGCCTGTCGGTGCTAATGCTCCCTCAGGACATCATGGCAATGCCGGGGCTGAACAGGACCCAGGGTTTGTCCTTCTCCTTCAAAGACATCCCGTTCTTCAGCCGTTCAGCTGTGAGTTACAGAAGCCAGGAATTCACGGAGACCTGGGCTGGGCACCCaaggcacacagcagtgcagctgccatgagcagagggacagagaggcCACTGAGCCACAGACAGAGGAACTGAAGGATGGTCATGGCTCTGAATTTGGTGGCCAGAGCATCCCTAGGGTGCCACAACAGGATGCTGGGACAGGCCACctcctccctggcagctccagtgGCACACAGCCAGCACGTCTCGCCTCCGCTCGGCAGCGCAGCGGCAAACTCTGCTGCTACAGGCACCCAGCAGGAGTTCAGGAGGATAACAGTGGGCATCCCCCCCTCTGTAACAAGTCCTGAAGGCAGAGTATAAGCAGGATAAGATCCTTTGCCTTCCAGCGCCTCTCtcctcagtgctggctgctgccgACAGCTTCAAAGCCTTGCTCTTCCCTGCAAAGTGTTTATGCAAAAACAGCCCTTCCTtactcagcagctctgcctctcatGTATTCACAGCGATAGCCAAGCTTCTGACAAGCAGAgaatattttacttcttttcctttttttccccctttttttttttgcttcccttAATCAGCCACAaagccagcagagcagtgggaaaTGAATAGGATAATTTACTGGCTTTTACCTCCCCAGCATTAATTGCCAGTGAAGTCCCAGTCCCACCGACACTGCTGTGatgctggggctgtggtggcagTGCCTTCCTTACATCCGTGTAACCATGTCACAGGCAGGAGAGCCCCACTGGGAGGCAGGtgtcctccagcacctccaggcaGGGTTGAGCAtccccagggaagcaggagTGACCCACCCATCCAGCTCCCTTGGGGAAGCTCAGCCCCCCAAGACCCACCAGCACCCTCCTCCCTGCTGAAtctgcctgcacacacacctTCATTGCCATGCACCCTGTCAGGGCAAACAGCATCCACCAGACCCTGGATACGGTCCATGGCTGTTTCCCAAAATCCTCCTGAAAGCTCTGCCACACAAAGGGAAGGCACAAGGTCTCCTATGAGATCAAAACACCTTACTAGCCACATCCTGTGCTCAGTAGCTCCTCAATGTCTGGGCCATTTCAGCCAACAGCAACAAACAGCAAGGAAACGGAGGCTATTTATGAGTACTGGCAACttggaaaaaaggcaaatccTTGAAGGCTGTCTAGGAACCCATGAAAACCTGTCACTCATGGTCCATGATGCTCTGGCACGGCAAACCAAAAAATTTTGGTTTGGTGGCACTGGGTTTTGAATGCTATCAGCAAAGAAATCAAAGGGAGCTGGAAAATCttttctgtcttaaaaaaaccccaaaaaaaacccaaacaaacaaacaaaaaaaaccccctttgcAAATGCCCCAAATATTTGATGGGTAAAAGCTTGAGCTTTTACACTCCAGTTAATCTCCTCACTGGGAGAGACATGGATCCTTCTGCACTCACTCACCAGTGAGGAACTCAGGGTCGGGCGTGGGGTCAGAGAGCTCCTCTTGGCACTGGTTCTCCAAGGGCACTGTGGCCACCACCAGCCCATccggcagctgctgctccaggccccgGGCAAAGTTGTTCTGCCTGGAAGTTAATTGCAGAGAGAAGAGCAAGGTTGGAGGGAACAGCAAACAACTGGGATCATCCCCACCAAAAAGTGACTCATCCCCACAGAACACCTGGCacttctcctttccttcaggCACAGATAAAAAGATGTGTGGTCTTGGTGGAAAGTGACAGATGCACCCTCCCTGCCAGTCCCTCCATCTTCTGCACATCAAAGCCAGACATGAATGGACCAGGCAGTCTGCTAGGGTCCAGCCCCAGGCTCCTTCCCATGCCTTCTTCCTGGAGAGGACGGTGAGGCCTGACCCTGCTGGGGTCCCCTCCCCTGTCTGCAGCTCACCTGAAGGTCCCCTTGAGCACCTGCCCGGGTGCCACCTCCTTGGAGTGGTTGTTGTAGCCGTAGAAGATCTCCCCGAAGAGCGTCTGGTTCATGGGCAGCTCGCGGGGCTCGCCGCAGTCCCCCGCCTCGGGGCACGACTCCGAGATCAGCTGGCACGAGCGCCCATCCGCGCCCAGCTTGTAGTCCTCGATGCACCTGGGGAGCCAGCAGGGgtcagctgcagcccctcagcgCCGGGGACAGCCACCAGAACAGAGGAGACCCCCTccaccccagggacagccaccagAACAGAGGAGACCCCCTCCACCCCGGGGACAGCCACCAGAACAGAGGAGACCCCCTCCACCCCGGGGACAGCCACCAGAACAGAGGAGACCCCCTCCACCCCGGGGACAGCCACCAGAACAGAGGAGACCCCCTccaccccagggacagccaccagAACAGGGGAGACCCCCTCCACCCCGGGGACAGCCACCAGAACAGAGGAGACCCCCTCCACCCCGGGGACAGCCACCAGAACAGAGGAGACCCCCTCCACCCCGGGGACAGCCACCAGAACAGAGGAGACCCCCtccaccctggggacagccaccagAACAGGGGAGACCCCCTCCACCCCGGGGACAGCCACCAGAACAGAGGAGACCCCCTCCACCCCGGGGACAGCCACCAGAACAGAGGAGACCCCCTCCACCCCGGGGACAGCCACCAGAACAGGGGAGACCCCCTCCACCCCAGCGCTGCCAGCTCAGGGCGGCAGCAGCAATGGACAGCGGCACTCCgggggtgcccagggaggtcaCTCACCCACAGAACATGAGGATGTTGTAGAGCAGGGGGTCCTCGGGCAGGGGCACCatctgctgcaggcacagctgctcgCAGCCCCCGTTGAAGCCGTCGGAGCAGTCCACGCCGACGTGGCGGTCATAGCAGCCCGTGCCGTCCTTCATGGGGCTCAGGCCCGCCGGGCACTGGGGGGGAAGTGAGAGCTGAAAACCCCCGGGAAGAAATCTGTCTCTGGGGCTGAGGTGGAGGGCAGGGCTCCAGCATTGCTGTCCGCTGCAAATTTCAgcctgagcagtgctgcaggaagggcagcagcagcaccatccACAGCTGCAGATGCTCCTCCTGCACCAAAGCCTCTTTGCAGCCCTCAGGAGTGTATCCCCTGAGGTGGGAGCCCTCCAAGCCATCCCCCACCAAGGCAATGTGCTGGTATCAACCCCACTCTCCAGCATGCCAGCTCCAGTGACTGACAAAGCAGTGCTGCCCTTTCTGCCCCACACTCACAGCCTCTTCACCCCGATGCCCAGCTCTGGTGACACTGCACCCAGCCCCACAGACCCCCCAAtctgaggcagagcagctgtggtggtGACAGGGCACACACATGAGTGACATGGAGCCTCCACACCGCCACCAAACAGATGGACTCTTACTgcctggtgtgtgtgtgtgtgcagcaacAGAGGAGATGCCAGCCCAAAAACATCTTCCTGCCACAAAATCAACCTCAAAATATCCACCCCGAAGCGACAGTGAGGGAGGAGGGACTCCCTGTGTggcctccccttccctgctcccaccgAGGGAGGCCGGCAGCTCCCCGGGGCCACGCACCACGCAGCCCGTGGAGTCCAGCTTGCGGTCCGAGATGCAGCGGAAGTTCTTGCTGCAGCCCCCGTTGTCCCGGGAGCAGTCACGAACGGGGCCGAAGGAGTCCAGGAGGACCTCCAGGCTGTCGAAGGAGGAGGAGGTCAtcagctcttccctgtgaggagggggaagaggagacGTGTCACTGCCTCAATGAGACGCTGTGGACGTGTGCACAACCGTGGCTGCTGCACGGGCTTTTCCAGAGCTCAGGCTTTCCTCCGCCTGACAGTGAACTGGATGGCAGCCAAGCTTTTAGAAGGGTGCAGGAGCAACTCAGATGAGGAGGAACATTGCCAAAGGCTCAGCTTTGCAGGACTAAAGAGGGGCAGGTTAACAGCTGCACTAATCTCCACCAGCAACACGAGGGATGGGGATCCCAGCTCTGTTTGCTGAAGCCCCTCCTGAactccctcaccctgctgtcACACCTACCTGACCTCCACTGCATCCTCCATCACCGTCATGTCAGTCTTGCACTTGGCTGAGGGGTTGATGGCCAGCTCGGCCGGTGGGATGACGAAGCTCTTGCTCAGGGGCAGCCACATGCCCTCCCCCAAGGTGTAGGTGAACctgccagggagagcagcaaaggctggcacagagggaaACGCTGAGCCTGGAAGCTTATCTCTGCCCAAATCCAAGCCCTTGAACCTCCCTGCTCATCTGCAGGGATGCCAGCCCCCAAATGAAGGTGTGCGGGCAGTGTAAACTGGGGTGGCTCCTCCAAATATGCCCAATGATTCCCCAAATTGCATGTAACTTAAGTAACTTTCCAAAGAAACCCTCCTTCGGAGCCTAAAACTCCCTCTCCCCACGGACAGAGAGGAGGAACTGACTGCTGGGTATGCAGCACCCACATGTCAGCTGCAGGGGGATCCTCCCAGCCATGCTCTCAAGTCCCCAGGaggtggcacagcacagctgtgctcagccctgccagccgGGCTACCTGCATGCCTGTATGCCCTGGGTCGTATTAAAGCCCCAAAATGTGCTGAGCAGGTTTCCTTCAGCACTTACCGAAAAATCTTGTCAGAGGGCTGCTCGCCCAGCACCAAGTCAAAGCCACGCTGGAAGATGGTGTATGGCCAAGGCCTGGAAAGGAAACCATCACCAGCATCACACCAGCACCgtgtccccactgctgctcacagcccaaAATGCTGCCCCTGCTCACCCCACAACCCACAGGCAGAAGGATCCTAGGGCAGGATGATTCCTAGGGTGGCCAGGACAACAAGATAAAATAGCCTCAGATCCAAGATCTTAATTTTGGGGTCCCTACAACATCAGATTCTCATCCCAGCCCCAACCTGCCTATAGGCCAGTGGTGTGTTGCATGTGTTATTCTGGGGTTCAGTGCACTCCAGCCATCCCTTCATGCTCAGTACCACCTGCCTGGTCCTGTTTTAGGGATTTGCATCACAGCTATTGAATTgcaaaaaggaaaccaaaccgCAGCTGAACCCTTTCTCTGTGAGGCTTTTGCCAGGGAGCACATCAAGTCTGGGACCCCACTTTCACCACCTTATTAACCACCTTATTACCCTCGTGTTTCACTGTTCCAGGAGGGGGAGCTTTGCAAAGTGGGCTGGAAGACAAGGTAGAAGCTTGGAGCCAAGCAAGCCAAGCTGGAGAGCTGGtggccccagcccctccacccCTGCTGTCATAGATAGCACAGGGTGATGATGAGTGATGAGCCACTGAGATTTGGAGGCTGGTGCCTTCCAGTGGGACACCCATGGCCGTGACACCTCTGGGACATGAGACCCCAGCAGCACAGTCCTGCTGCAGACCATCCCTTGCAGAGTGAGACAAACAAGAGACCCAGCCATGGAGGGCTGTGAATCAGGCAACATGAACCCCACTCCCAAACCCTAAAACTCCAAACCCCCTTTGcaagagctcagagctggggagaggagatTTTCCATTCCATCACATCACTGCTGCTAAAATTCAGAGTCAAGAGTGTCAGGTGCCAGTGACAAGCCCAAGGATTTTCTCTCGTGACAATTACAGCTCTCCTGCACAAGCAGTTTAATTCTTAATCTGAAGTTATTTCAGCaaggacaaaaaaataataatactaaAAAACCCCTGACTGCAGGATTAGAGCACGCGTTCCCGTTCCTTCCTCGGGATACAATGCCGTGTCCTGTCCGGTCAGCTGCGAGCTGGGGATTACATTCAGCCCACAATCAGATTGCTTTGAATGAGGTCAGCTTCATCCAGAAAGAGATGTGCTCCTTGTGTCTCGCCAGCACCTTGAATGCTCCACTCCCCCACCTGCCAGTGCCCCCACAGATGGGTTTTATTCTTGCTTCTGAGGAGCACATCAGGCTGGGAACAAAGGCAGAGGCTGTAGAGAAGCCAGGCATTGTTCCCCATCAGCTCAGGGGGAAAAGTGGCTGTGGAGAGCTGCTCTTGGCttgcagcagagctcagtgctggggcaggtGCTGTAGAAGCACAGGGACTGCCAGACCTCTGCCTGGTGGCACATCTGTGAGCCCATGGATGTCAACACACCCAGGACACAGAACCAGTGCATTTGGACCCACCTGGGAGACTGGAATCAGCACCCAAGCCATGCTGTGTCCACCCAGGATGCAATTTCCAAATGTGGCTAAAGTTCTTGTAATCACAGAGTCCCAGAATGGCCAGGGTtgaaagggactttaaagatcatctcattctaCCCctcttccactagcccaggttgctccaagctccatctaGCCTGGCCTTGgtcacttccagggatggggcagccacagctcctctgggcaccctgtgccagggcctccccaccctcacagggaagaaattcATCCTGATATGTAATCaaacctgccctctgtcagtttggACCCATTACCCCTGGCCTGAATgctacatgcccttgtaaaaagcaATGATGACTTTGATGCAGGGAAGAGGTTTCCATGCTCCAGGAAGGAAGATGTGTGGCATCTCCCCAGCCTGCCACACTTTCCCCTTACTTGGGGTCAAAAAAAGCCCCTTAAATGCAATGTTCAGCCTTCAGCTACATCCCTACAGGGCAAGGGAGAGTTGGTGTTTCCAGGTACCACTGGGGCTGTGCGGACCTTCTGCAGAAAGGCCCTGAGATGTCCTCCATACAAGAATTCGAGCTCAGCAAGAGATATTTAAGCATCCTCACCTCCAAGGAAGCTCTCCAGAAGCTCAGCACTGGTATTTCCACCCAGGCTGACTTGTGCCTTCTGCTGCAGAGGACAGGGCAGCATCTCCCCCCCAGGCTCACCTTTTGCTGCCTTTTGTCACCATTtcacctcctccttcctctgagagtgtccccacactgctgccttcctccccacactgctgcctccctccccacaTGGATGTGTCCCTCCCTGCATGGATGTGTCCCTCCCTGCATGGATGTCTCACTCCCCTCCCTGCTTTCTGCCATCACTGGGGGCACCTCGCTGCTCTGGTTTGGGTTATTCTTGTTGGGCATTTTGGTTGCAGGGCCTTCAGAGCTCACAAAGAAAAGTGGGACTgatcagcagctctgcagctgctcaggctgGATTAAATGGGCCAGAAATGACAGCTCTCAGCTTCTTGCAAGCCTCAGCACTCAGGCAGGCATCTGAAACAACAAAATGGGGGATTACCAGGGCACCTGAGAATGAGAAAACTCCCCACACTCAGCCAGCAAGGCCAA encodes:
- the ASTN1 gene encoding astrotactin-1, which produces MALAGLCSLLAGCCLAAGSGPAEAAAEAAAKELECKLKSITVSALPFLRENDLSIMHGPSAAEPKLLFSVRNDFPGEMVVVDDLENTELPYFVLEISGNTDDIPLVRWRQQWLENGTLLFHIHHQDGAPNLPGFDPTEEPQTESAEEELRILHISVMGGMIALLLSILCLVMILYTRRRWCKRRRVPQPQKSASAEAANEIHYIPSVLIGGHGRESLRNARVQGHNSSGTLSIRETPILDGYEYDITDLRHHLQRECMNGGEDFASQVTRTLDSLQGCNEKASMDLTPGSDNAKLSLMNKYKDNIIATSPVDSNHQQATLLSHTSSSQRKRINNKARAGSAFLNPEGDSGTEADTDPQLTFYTDPSRSRRRSRVGSPRSPVNKTTLTLISVTSCVISLVCSSHMNCPLVVKITLHVPEHLIADGSRFILLEGSQLDASDWLNPAQVVLFSQQNSSGPWALDLCARRLLDPCEHQCDPETGECLCYEGYMKDPVHKHLCIRNEWGTNQGPWPYTIFQRGFDLVLGEQPSDKIFRFTYTLGEGMWLPLSKSFVIPPAELAINPSAKCKTDMTVMEDAVEVREELMTSSSFDSLEVLLDSFGPVRDCSRDNGGCSKNFRCISDRKLDSTGCVCPAGLSPMKDGTGCYDRHVGVDCSDGFNGGCEQLCLQQMVPLPEDPLLYNILMFCGCIEDYKLGADGRSCQLISESCPEAGDCGEPRELPMNQTLFGEIFYGYNNHSKEVAPGQVLKGTFRQNNFARGLEQQLPDGLVVATVPLENQCQEELSDPTPDPEFLTGMVNFSEVSGYPLLQHWKVQSVMYHVRLNQMTISQSFSNALHSLDGATSRGDFVALLDQFGNHYIQEAVYGFEESCSIWYPNRQVQRQLWLEYEDISKGNSPSDESEERERDPKVLTFPEYIASLSESGSRRVAAGVRMECQSRGRCPSSCPLCHAAAGPDLPAEPVLLEVTKAAPLYELVTNNQTQRLLQEATMSLLWCSGSGDVIEDWCRCDSSAFGADGLPTCAPLPHPVLRLSTVHEPSSTLVVLEWDHSEPPIGVQIVDYLLRQEKVTDRMDHSKVETETVLSFVDDIISGAKSPCAMPAQVPDRLSSTISLIIRCLEPDTTYMFTLWGVDNTGRRSRSSDVTVKTPCPVVDDVKAQEIADKIYNLFNGYTSGKEQQTAYNTLLDLGSPSLHRVLYHYNQHYESFGEFTWRCEDELGPR